A region from the Nematostella vectensis chromosome 13, jaNemVect1.1, whole genome shotgun sequence genome encodes:
- the LOC5517991 gene encoding adrenocorticotropic hormone receptor produces the protein MPMEPQQRNTILYFILAVVTTLGNAVVVLAVYRDPYKQLRKNLASYLIAGLAVSNLVLVVGEILQAAGNIIYGKNAYNTPSDNGGTLNGSLLGADIRGTTNYRLEIASDFTLYFAMATSVLTVLVLATERLVVLRFGYEQRVTKKRIIFSVSIVWFLSFALAVPRAAFEDEYKFREQFIIVFALIILLIIFINLWIYANVKRACSITELQPLAHGRLNALRIRKRNRAAARTIAYILVALVTLWTPTIITEIFLYFPGYDLKNELVEFIYLIGCVNAAVDPGIYAFRTPVFRRALSGLLKKTDELVMQQGRYVTL, from the coding sequence ATGCCGATGGAGCCTCAACAACGCAACACAATTTTATACTTCATTCTCGCGGTAGTCACCACGCTTGGGAACGCTGTGGTGGTGTTAGCGGTCTACAGGGACCCGTACAAACAACTGAGGAAAAACCTTGCCTCGTACCTTATCGCGGGTCTAGCCGTCAGTAATCTCGTGCTTGTTGTTGGagaaatccttcaagccgcgGGGAATATAATTTACGGTAAAAACGCTTATAACACACCCAGTGATAATGGTGGAACTTTAAATGGAAGTTTGTTAGGAGCAGACATAAGGGGGACCACGAACTACAGGCTGGAGATCGCATCGGATTTCACTTTGTACTTCGCCATGGCAACGTCAGTTTTGACCGTTCTTGTTCTTGCAACTGAAAGGCTCGTGGTGTTGAGGTTTGGGTACGAGCAACGGGTTACTAAAAAGCGTATCATTTTCTCCGTATCCATAGTTTGGTTCCTATCATTCGCACTCGCAGTCCCTCGGGCTGCATTTGAAGATGAATACAAATTTCGTGAACAATTCATCATCGTCTTTGCGCTTATAATTCTactcatcatcttcatcaaccTTTGGATTTATGCCAATGTGAAGCGCGCATGCTCTATAACTGAACTACAGCCGCTTGCCCATGGCAGGCTCAATGCGTTACGCATAAGAAAACGGAATCGCGCCGCTGCTCGAACGATAGCTTACATCTTAGTTGCTCTAGTGACGTTGTGGACACCTACCATCATAACCGAaatctttctttattttcctgGTTATGATTTAAAGAATGAATTAGTGGAATTCATATATCTTATAGGGTGCGTAAATGCCGCGGTCGACCCGGGGATTTATGCTTTTCGAACGCCAGTCTTCAGACGAGCACTTTCTGGCTTGCTCAAAAAGACAGACGAGCTCGTCATGCAACAAGGGCGTTATGTAACTTTATAA